The Rhodothermales bacterium sequence GCACGTCAAAACATCATTTTCGGAGCCAGTACAAGACAAGATTACCCGGCCTCTGCGGCGTGACCTTGATCACGGCAACGGGAGCAGCTATATCCGATCTCTCTTACGTTGACGCGTTCGAAGGGTCAAAGCAGGGTCGGTTGGGCCTTTATCAAACCATGAGAACGGCAACGTTAAATCAGGTTCAAATCCATGCCCGTAGGCCGACAAGCGGATGGTGCCATCCATTGGAGCCAGAACCGCTACATATTCTCGTGATGCTACTCCGCGTCTCCGCGGGAGCCTTATTTTTCTATTCGGTCAAGGGGATGGGGATGTTCCCGCGGAGGCGCGGAGTATCGTTTTGCGCATGGCTCGGCATGAACGCTTACGAACACTGCAAATGGGGCATTACGCTTATTTACGGTATTTCATAACGCAACGAGAAGGAGATCCGGTATACTCCCGCTTAAGCGCTTCCCGGGATAGGCCTCTAGCGAGGCCACGAGCTGCGCCAGACAGGTCGGAAACAGTTCGCTACGCTGGTCGATGCGAAGGAGAAATTCCCCCCTGGCCAAGGACATGTGTGGCACTGAGATTGTAGGGGGAGATGGTTTCCGGCAATTCAGCCTGCCGTACATCATACGTGAAACGCCTGGACGTACCGTTGGGGACGCTCAGTCGGAATCGCGGCATCCATCCGGTTGTTTTATGAGGGATGTCAAAGCGCGCATGAGGACACACACGTTGCGTTCTCCCACCACCCATGTAGCCGCATCAGACGCCCAGGACTACGATATAGCTAGCGTCCCCGTAATTCTCCGCTTCTCACCCACACGATGGCCTATTTCAACATTCTGCTCTTCCTGATCGGGTTCGCCGTACCCATCGCTTCCTTTGCCGACACGTTTTACGTCGACCCGGCCGGCAATGATAGCAATCCGGGCACCTCCGCGCGACCCTTTCGCACGATCGCTCACGCCGTGAAGCAGGTGTCTCCAGGCGATACGGTGCTGGTGAGAAACGGCGTGTACCGGGAGAAGGTCATCATCTCGCGTTCGGGAACGCCGGATCGGTATATCGTACTCAAAGCCGTGAACCAGGGTGGGGCTAAAGTCGAAGTCGCTGAAACCGGCAAAACAGATGGAATCAAGATCGCGGCCAACTACGTGACGGTGGATGGGTTCGAGGTGTACGACCCGAATCCCGGCCCGGGAAGAACCGGCAATTGCATCACCGTCTGGGAGAATCATCACGTCAATATCTTGAACAACCGGGTGCACGGCTGTGGCGCCGCCGGCATTCAGGTAGGCCGATGCGACCATATCCTCATCGAAAACAACGTCGCCTACGGCAACGCCAAATATAACCCCAGTCAATCCAGCGGTATCGGGCTCTATCAAGCGCGCTCGGTCGATAACGCACCAGGCTACCACATCATCGTGCGAAACAACCGGAGCTACGACAACATCAACCTGGTTTTTGCAAGCTTTAAGCCCGGAGAAACGACAGATGGAAACGGCATCATCCTCGATAATTTTTATAACGAGGGCGACACGAACGTGAAGTACCCGCACCGCACGCTGATAGAAAACAACCTGATTTACAACAACGGCGGAAAAGGGCTCCACGTGTTCAAAAGCGACCATGTGGATGTATTCAACAACACGGTGTATCACAACAACAAAGACACCCAAAGTACCGCTACCTGGCGAGGCGAGTTGAGCCTGGTTTACTCGAAAGATACCGTATGGCGAAATAACATCGGCGTTGCCAAACCCGGGGCGGGGGTGTTGTCCTGGAACCGCGCGCTCCTGATCGCCCGATCTGAAGAGATGGTCTGGGAAAAGAACCTTTCTTTTGACGGAACACCCGGGAATGAATCGATCAATTTCAGCGGCACGTCGGTCGATCTGACAGACCTGAAAGGCAATCTGTTGGGTGTCAGTCCCGGGATGAATGATCCTCAAAAGGGCAAATTCGATCTTCGAGCAGACAGCCCCGCCCTCGATGCCGGCAGCAATCGGATCGTCTCTTTTTGGGATATCGATTACAAAACGAGAAACGCCAGCTCCGTGGATATCGGCGCGTTCGAGCATGGGGGGATATTGGCTACCGGGATCGATCCCGAACCCCCTCAGGTTACGGATCTGCCGCAGGCGACGAGTTATCCCAATCCGTTTTCAGGCGAGGTCACCGTCACCTACCACCTCTCTCGTCCTGCTCCAGTGCGTCTCGAGATCTTCAATGCGCTGGGCCAGCATATGGCGACGGTCGTCGATGCTGAAAAACCAACCGGTGAGCATACGGCGCATTTCAGCGGCAGCCATCTACCCAATGGCGTGTATTATTACCGGATTTTTGCCGGCAACGCTACATGGACGAAGGCTATGATTCTGGCGAGATAAGTATGCGGTGAGTCCTGATCTATCCAGCCAGGCGACTAAAAATCACCTTTCCAGTGGCGGAAACAGTTCTTCGAGCAGGGCGCCGCCGCCTTCAAGTCGTCCCGGCCGAATCCCTCCGTCCGGCAGTATCCGGGCGAGGGATATCGCCGAATCACCTACATGATGCTCGACCGCAACATCGTGGCCGTCAGCCCGGCCAGTATGTACCGGGTGCTCAAATGATGTCACAGCGCCAACAACAGGCGCAGCCGGCTCTCTACGGCTTGCATCGTCGATTCGCTCACGCGTCCCCATCTTTCTACAAACCGTGCCTCGGTCGACAACGAACGAATATCTTCACACTTAACGTAACTGGGGTTTTTTAATCCTCCTTCAGGCGGCGTGATGAGAACATGGCTCGGAATTCCTTTCCGGACCGATGTGATGGGCAATACAATGGCGAGTTCCGCCGGCCCATGATTCAACGGATTTACCGAGATCACCAGACACGGGCGTTTGCCCTGTTGTTCATGACCCAATGTCGGGTTGAGATTAACCAGCCATATGTCGCCTCGGTCCGGCCTAATCTGTGACATGCTCATCGCCCTGATTATCCATCAACGTGACATCCCAGCTTCCTCGTTCGGCGATCTCCTCTTGCCATGCCGTACTATCCGCCTTTAACGCCGCATACGCTTCGTTAAATTCCTGGAAGAAATGATCACGCTCCCAGGCACCAACAATCTCGTCGAGCGCCTCGACCAGCGAGACACCTCTTCGATCGGATAGCAGTTTAAGAATGCGATGCGCTTCGGGACTTACACGAATGGTGGTGGTAGCCATGATCGACAGATCGGGTTGTTGCATGTGTGTATACAGGTTTGATTACACAAGCGTATCCACGATGTTTCTCACCCTCCCCCCTGCCCCCACTTCCGGTCCAGCGCGCGGTATTGGATGGCCTCGGATATATGATCAGTCCATCACTGCCGCGGTTAATTCCCTTTCAACCTATGCGAATCCATGACATGAAGTCCTTCCACGAAGTCAAAATCCTTTAAATTCCGAGTGATAAGCACCATTTCATGCTCAATAGCCGATGCCGCGATGACGGCGTCGGGCAATTTGATCCTGTACTGGCGCTTGAGCGCTATTGTCCTCCTGGCGATCTGGTCCGTGAGCGCTAAAATGGGGCATGCGGCAACAAATGCTTCAAGTTGCTCCATCTCTTGCTGCGGCACAAAGTATCCCAGCAGCTCGATCTGGTTGATAACGGAAAGATACCCCGACTGAGTCCGTACGTGGTCCTCCAACCACTGGCTTGCATCAGGAGGAAGCATCCCCCCTAGAAACTCAATAACCGCATTGGTATCGATCAAGCAGGGCGTTCCCATTCTTCTCGGCTCGCATCAAGCTGCTGTAAGAGACGTACCGCGGTCTGCCTGGAAATACTGCCGCCCCAAGGGTCTAGAGGATGAGGTGCCGTCACAGCTGGCGAATCTGGGATCATGCGCACCAGATGGAGTTGCTCCAGCTGTTGGATGAGCTGTAACGCACGTTCATGGAGCAGCTCAATCGTTATGCGTTGCATGAATGGACCTATTGGTTCGATCTGTTGCATTGTTTCTAATGGTTTCATGTACGCAGTGATGTTCAGGAGGCTCCCCCCTGTCCCCACTTCCGGTCCAACGCGCGGTACTGGATGGCCTCCGAGACGTGCTCCGGGCGGACGGACTCGGCGCCAGACAGGTCCGCGATTGTCCGGCTCACCTTCAGGATCCGGTCGTACGCCCGGGCGCTGAGCCCGAGGCGTTGGATGGCCATCTTCATGAGTTGCTTGCTCTCGGCATCGAGCGCGCAGTGCTGGCGGACGAGTCGGGTGCTCATCTGGGCGTTGCAGTAGACGCCGGCCTGGCCGGCAAACCGCGCCTGCTGCCGCTCCCGGGCCGCCAGCACCCTCAATCGCACGTCGGCGGACGACTCCCCGTCTCGCCGGCTGCTCATCTC is a genomic window containing:
- a CDS encoding right-handed parallel beta-helix repeat-containing protein; amino-acid sequence: MAYFNILLFLIGFAVPIASFADTFYVDPAGNDSNPGTSARPFRTIAHAVKQVSPGDTVLVRNGVYREKVIISRSGTPDRYIVLKAVNQGGAKVEVAETGKTDGIKIAANYVTVDGFEVYDPNPGPGRTGNCITVWENHHVNILNNRVHGCGAAGIQVGRCDHILIENNVAYGNAKYNPSQSSGIGLYQARSVDNAPGYHIIVRNNRSYDNINLVFASFKPGETTDGNGIILDNFYNEGDTNVKYPHRTLIENNLIYNNGGKGLHVFKSDHVDVFNNTVYHNNKDTQSTATWRGELSLVYSKDTVWRNNIGVAKPGAGVLSWNRALLIARSEEMVWEKNLSFDGTPGNESINFSGTSVDLTDLKGNLLGVSPGMNDPQKGKFDLRADSPALDAGSNRIVSFWDIDYKTRNASSVDIGAFEHGGILATGIDPEPPQVTDLPQATSYPNPFSGEVTVTYHLSRPAPVRLEIFNALGQHMATVVDAEKPTGEHTAHFSGSHLPNGVYYYRIFAGNATWTKAMILAR
- a CDS encoding type II toxin-antitoxin system VapC family toxin, giving the protein MIDTNAVIEFLGGMLPPDASQWLEDHVRTQSGYLSVINQIELLGYFVPQQEMEQLEAFVAACPILALTDQIARRTIALKRQYRIKLPDAVIAASAIEHEMVLITRNLKDFDFVEGLHVMDSHRLKGN